The following proteins come from a genomic window of Microbacterium lemovicicum:
- a CDS encoding NAD(P)-dependent oxidoreductase: MRVAVLGLGEAGSIYAADLAARGSTVTGVDPRVRAELPGVRQVPTIADAVDGAEVVLSLVGGEASTAAMDEALPAMADGALFADLNTSHPDTKRALAARAAGRGIPFSDVAILAPVGRARIDTDLLVSGVATPHLLGALRGVGIPAADAGPDAGAAAERKLLRSVFMKGVAALVFESATAAEKVGARDWVMGQIAAEFGDGGEELVERMLEGTRRHAVRRAAEMREVRSYLGSLEAAHPMTDGTIAWLERIAADPTGH, encoded by the coding sequence ATGCGCGTCGCAGTGCTCGGACTCGGCGAAGCGGGCAGCATCTACGCGGCCGACCTGGCCGCCCGCGGATCGACGGTGACGGGGGTCGATCCCCGCGTGCGGGCGGAGCTGCCGGGGGTGCGCCAGGTGCCGACGATCGCCGACGCGGTCGACGGCGCGGAAGTCGTGCTGAGCCTCGTCGGCGGTGAGGCGTCGACGGCGGCCATGGACGAGGCGCTGCCGGCGATGGCCGACGGCGCCCTCTTCGCCGACCTGAACACGAGCCACCCCGACACCAAGCGCGCTCTGGCGGCGCGGGCGGCCGGGCGCGGCATCCCGTTCTCCGACGTCGCCATCCTCGCGCCCGTCGGCCGCGCGCGGATCGACACCGACCTGCTCGTCAGCGGGGTCGCGACGCCGCACCTGCTCGGCGCGCTCCGCGGCGTGGGGATCCCGGCCGCCGATGCCGGCCCCGACGCCGGGGCTGCGGCCGAGCGGAAGCTGCTGCGCAGCGTCTTCATGAAGGGCGTGGCCGCGCTCGTGTTCGAGAGCGCCACCGCCGCCGAGAAGGTCGGCGCACGCGACTGGGTGATGGGGCAGATCGCCGCGGAGTTCGGCGACGGCGGCGAGGAGCTCGTCGAGCGGATGCTGGAGGGCACCCGTCGGCACGCCGTGCGCCGTGCGGCGGAGATGCGCGAGGTGCGGTCCTACCTCGGGTCGCTCGAGGCGGCGCATCCGATGACCGACGGCACGATCGCCTGGCTGGAGCGGATCGCCGCCGACCCCACCGGCCACTGA